The Acinetobacter calcoaceticus sequence CAATATCGATAGAATTTAAGAAATTAATAATTTAGTTCCAAGGGAGGGACTCGAATCGTTATCTAAACTTAAGCTTCTAATAACCTTTCAATTTTAGGCTCAATGAAGTCCTTAACCAAATTCAACAAGAACTTCATTTATTAAAGTCGAATCAAGATAGATACTAAGCTCTTATTCAAACAATATTTTTAATGATCTTTACTCTATTTAGAACTCGCATTTCTAACATCTTACAATTCTCTCCCTTAAAACATTTGTTGTATTTTTCTAAAAACTACTCACTTTATGTATCTAAAAACCTTTAATTGAAACTTCACATTTCTATTTTGAAAAGAAAGTTGCTCTTTTAATGTACTGTGTTAAAGTTTGTAGTAGATCATAATGATTATAAGTAATTTTCTTTGAGAGCGGTTCCGACCCAAAACGACAAAATCTGTGAGGCGGGCAATGACATTCCAACGTTTAGAACTAAACCAAGTTGAGCAGTTAAGTGCTTGCAGAATATCTTTGTTGCTTGGATTAAATGCCGAGCAGAACTATATCGAGCAATTTTTCCGGTTTAGTCTTCGTCTTTTGAAGTGTAAAAAAGCCTTATTAACTTTTAATCAAGAACCTTACTTTTGGCATCGTTGCCCAGATGGTATGACCGCCATTTCGTTTAAACCTTCAAAACATTTAAAACAGTGCTTTGCTAAACAACAGGTGATTAATCACCTACATCCTTCCTATCAAAATTTAACCAACTATTTAAAAGAATTAAATATTGAATGTAGTCGGGCGTTAGCAGTACATCTTTTACACCCTGATAAAACCTCTATGGGCTTCGCTGTTTTCTTTGATGACGATGCAGCTACATTTGAAGATGATGATATCCAGTTGTTACTTGATTACTGTTCTACTTTTATGCAGCAGGTTGAGTTGAAATTTAACTATGAAGAGTTAAACGAACTTTATGAACAACAAGTTGCGATTAACTCAAGTAAAACTAAATTTTTCTCGATTATTTCGCATGATTTACGTGCACCTTTTCATGGACTGCTCGGTTTTTCAGAAGTACTCGCCAAAGAGCGTGAAACTTTAGATGAATCAAGCATTCAAAATATTGCAGACTATTTATACGACACTTCGCAATCGACCTATAACTTGCTCGAAAGTTTACTGACATGGGCGATGGCTGAGGGTGGGCGTTTTGTGTATCACCCGATTAATTTTAACCTTAGACAAGTCAGTAATATCGTTTTTGATGTTTTATATACCTTAGCTTTAAAGAAAAATATTGAATTGGTGAATGCTGTACCAGAAGATTTAAAAATCTATGCCGATATCAATATGATGACCTCGGTGATTCAAAACTTAGTGTCAAATGCGCTGAAATTTACAGATGTTGATGGTTCGGGCAAAGTCTTTATTGAAGCCAAACAATCTGGTGAAAATGTTGAAATAACAGTTCGAGACACCGGTCTAGGCATGACCAAGCAACAAATGGCGAATTTGTTCCATCCACGTATTACAGCCAGCTTTAAAGGAACCGCAGGTGAAAAAGGTGCAGGCTTAGGTTTAAGCCTTTGTAAGCGTTTTGTCGAGATTAACCAAGGGCAAATTGATGTCAGCTCTAAAGAGGGTGTAGGAACAACATTTAAGGTTTTATTACCTTCAGCTCAAGAAAGTCATGAGACTCATGTCGAGCATTACTCTTCAGCGGAAGCAAAATTAGTCTAATCCCTTTTCCTACCACTACTCGAACTGCTATAACTAAAAAGAGAGTACGAGGAAAAGAGCTTTTTATATGAATGCGGAGCAGTTACAAAAAACATTGCGTGCTAGTCAGTATGCAGAACAAGTTTTAGGCCTGCATCAGGCTGTTTTAGAGCAAGATTACCAAATAGATCAATTTACTGCACCGCTCTCAACTGAACAGATTTATCAATTTGTACAAACCACATTAGATGGAATTGGCGACGAAACATCTTGGATGCGCGCACTTCGTATTTTGCGTGGCCGTTTAATGTTCCGCTGGATCTGGCAGGATGCCAATCAACTGACCGATGTTGTAACACTCACTCGCGAACTTTCTGATTTTGCCGATGCCAGTATTTGTGTGGCAAAGGCTTTTGCACGTGTGGCACTTGCGGCCAAACACGGCGAACCTTTGAGTTATTCAGGCAAGGTTCAAGATTTGATTGTCGTTGCCATGGGGAAGCTTGGTGCACAAGAACTTAATCTATCGAGTGATATAGACCTAATTTTTGCCTTTGATGAACAAGGCGAAACCAATGGTCGTAAATGCATTGATGTACAGCAGTTCTGTATTTTATGGGGACAAAAATTAATTTATTTGCTTGAACACATTACCGCAGATGGTTTTGTATTCCGAGTAGACATGCGCCTGCGTCCTTGGGGAGATGGCTCGGCATTAGCAATTAGCCATGCAGCTTTGGAAAAATATTTAAGTCAGCATGGTCGTGAATGGGAGCGCTATGCATGGATTAAAGCGCGTGTCGTAACTGGTGGTAAAGAAGGGCAAGACTTGTTAGAAATGACGCGTCCTTTTGTTTTCCGTCGTTATGTGGATTACACCGCCTTTGCTGCTATGCGTGATATGAAAGCGATGATTGAGCGTGAAGTTCTGCGTCGTCATATTGAGGATGATATTAAACTCGGGGCGGGTGGTATTCGCGAAATTGAGTTTATTGTGCAGGTATTCCAGCAGATTTATGGCGGGTCTAAACGTGAGTTACAAGACCGCCAATGTTTAGTCAGCCTTGAGCACATTGGCGAAGCAGGTTTGTTAGAAAAACAGGCCGTTTTAGAATTAGAAGATGCTTATCTGTTTTTGCGCCGTGTTGAACATGCCATTCAAGC is a genomic window containing:
- a CDS encoding sensor histidine kinase, translating into MTFQRLELNQVEQLSACRISLLLGLNAEQNYIEQFFRFSLRLLKCKKALLTFNQEPYFWHRCPDGMTAISFKPSKHLKQCFAKQQVINHLHPSYQNLTNYLKELNIECSRALAVHLLHPDKTSMGFAVFFDDDAATFEDDDIQLLLDYCSTFMQQVELKFNYEELNELYEQQVAINSSKTKFFSIISHDLRAPFHGLLGFSEVLAKERETLDESSIQNIADYLYDTSQSTYNLLESLLTWAMAEGGRFVYHPINFNLRQVSNIVFDVLYTLALKKNIELVNAVPEDLKIYADINMMTSVIQNLVSNALKFTDVDGSGKVFIEAKQSGENVEITVRDTGLGMTKQQMANLFHPRITASFKGTAGEKGAGLGLSLCKRFVEINQGQIDVSSKEGVGTTFKVLLPSAQESHETHVEHYSSAEAKLV